The proteins below come from a single Gammaproteobacteria bacterium genomic window:
- a CDS encoding EAL domain-containing protein — protein sequence MYTQLNIVKGINKGELTHLKTVPGEGIFALDTSGELVFMNHEAEQILGWNSDELQGHNFFQRLKFKMDASATIGSSKCAALHSVSCSHLQMAAMLNKKDGETLPISYIALPMYEGGRMVGKLYVFKESRVCKIGVDYRELLESSCVFLIKIAVDGRIIFANSAAKKVFGARLHSVLPSKIQLNLQENSSLIRQQTLTNRVKTKDGMVRTIAWGVTPLYDKAKAFQGVICSGTDISEQDQASTVLFPEQILSRKVFEQVSDGIIVFDQKGIVEYLNPTAERMTGWNRSDARQLLLSDVFQLVDEHTRKPIVNTVLRRAREIDLDAHQPRAVLLRRDGMEYNIEETVSAIRDHQGVIIGGFVVFKDVGDMTSLERWMNAESRYDALTTLINRTEFETRLTKAISSAKYDGHHHALCYIDMGGFRSINKHYGEQAGDELLKYTASLLSSSVKDTDYIGRIGGDEFGVLLRKCSLDNAKKFARELRQSIHHTRFIWREQTIPMRVSIGLVPITSTCGGLGDVMRIADAACYVAKNKGNNKWHAYKASDIALSDKGDQLRWIHKIRRALDQDHFRLFCQSIVPLSPKKDKQVMHHEILLRLIDENGEVYKPASFIGIAEKYNLMPSIDRWVVRTTLNLLHERLGRTDQLGVFSINLSAQSLEDENFLNFVIDQLDQSDVPAECICFEITESTAISNLMVATRYMAILRGMGCRFSLDDFGRGFSSYAYLKNLHLDYLKIDGCFVRDLADDPVDRAMVDSINQIGHMMGIETIAEFVESEEALQHLMQIGVDHVQGFQIGKPRPMWPTVVDEAIIA from the coding sequence GTGTATACTCAACTTAACATTGTTAAGGGTATCAATAAGGGCGAACTAACTCATCTTAAAACCGTTCCCGGTGAAGGTATTTTTGCATTGGATACCAGTGGTGAACTGGTTTTCATGAATCATGAAGCAGAGCAAATTCTGGGTTGGAACTCGGATGAGCTTCAAGGCCATAATTTTTTCCAACGACTGAAATTCAAAATGGATGCATCCGCCACCATAGGCTCATCCAAGTGCGCAGCTTTACACAGTGTTTCCTGCTCTCATTTGCAAATGGCGGCCATGCTCAATAAGAAAGACGGAGAAACCCTGCCTATTTCTTATATTGCGCTTCCCATGTATGAGGGTGGGCGTATGGTGGGCAAGCTCTATGTTTTCAAAGAGTCCCGTGTGTGCAAAATTGGTGTGGACTATCGCGAATTGTTGGAATCCTCGTGTGTGTTCTTAATCAAGATTGCGGTAGACGGCCGCATTATTTTTGCCAATTCAGCAGCGAAAAAAGTGTTTGGTGCCCGGTTACACTCTGTCTTGCCCAGCAAAATCCAACTGAATTTACAGGAAAACAGCTCGCTTATTCGCCAGCAAACTCTGACAAACCGCGTCAAAACCAAAGACGGCATGGTGAGAACCATCGCCTGGGGTGTGACCCCCTTATACGACAAGGCAAAAGCCTTTCAAGGCGTTATATGTTCCGGCACGGATATATCCGAGCAGGATCAGGCATCGACGGTGTTGTTTCCCGAGCAGATACTGTCGCGAAAAGTGTTTGAGCAAGTATCGGATGGTATTATTGTCTTTGATCAAAAAGGCATCGTGGAATATTTAAATCCCACTGCGGAACGTATGACGGGCTGGAACCGCAGCGATGCCAGGCAGTTGTTGTTAAGCGATGTGTTTCAATTGGTGGATGAACATACCCGTAAGCCCATTGTTAATACCGTATTACGGCGTGCCCGCGAAATAGATCTGGATGCACATCAGCCCAGGGCAGTGCTACTTCGTCGTGATGGCATGGAATACAATATTGAGGAAACTGTATCTGCAATTCGTGATCACCAGGGGGTTATTATCGGTGGCTTTGTAGTGTTTAAGGATGTGGGGGATATGACCAGCCTGGAACGCTGGATGAATGCCGAATCCCGTTACGATGCATTGACCACATTGATCAATCGAACGGAATTTGAAACTCGCCTTACCAAAGCCATTTCCAGTGCCAAGTACGATGGTCATCATCATGCGCTGTGCTATATCGACATGGGCGGATTTCGATCCATTAATAAACACTATGGAGAACAGGCCGGTGATGAGCTGTTAAAGTATACTGCTTCATTGCTCAGCTCCAGTGTCAAGGACACTGACTACATCGGGCGAATTGGGGGGGATGAATTCGGTGTGCTGTTGCGTAAATGTTCTTTGGATAACGCCAAGAAATTTGCCCGCGAATTGAGACAATCCATTCATCATACCCGTTTCATATGGCGCGAGCAAACCATCCCTATGCGAGTGAGTATTGGTTTGGTCCCCATTACGTCCACCTGTGGTGGTTTGGGGGATGTTATGCGTATAGCCGATGCGGCTTGCTACGTGGCTAAAAACAAAGGCAACAATAAATGGCATGCCTACAAAGCCAGCGACATTGCTTTGTCCGACAAAGGGGATCAACTCCGTTGGATACATAAAATACGTCGAGCCTTGGATCAGGATCATTTTCGTTTGTTTTGCCAAAGTATCGTGCCCTTGTCCCCCAAAAAGGACAAGCAAGTGATGCATCATGAAATTTTGCTGCGCTTAATCGATGAAAACGGTGAGGTTTACAAGCCCGCCAGTTTTATTGGTATTGCTGAGAAATACAATCTTATGCCTTCCATCGATCGCTGGGTGGTGCGCACAACATTGAATCTTTTGCATGAACGCTTGGGGCGTACCGATCAGTTGGGTGTGTTTTCCATTAATCTGTCTGCGCAATCCCTGGAGGATGAAAACTTTCTGAATTTTGTGATTGATCAATTGGACCAATCCGATGTGCCTGCAGAGTGCATTTGTTTTGAAATTACTGAATCAACGGCTATATCCAATTTGATGGTGGCCACTCGCTATATGGCCATACTACGGGGTATGGGTTGCCGGTTCTCCTTGGATGATTTTGGGCGCGGTTTTTCATCCTATGCCTATTTGAAAAATCTGCATTTGGATTATTTGAAAATCGACGGTTGTTTTGTTCGCGATTTGGCTGATGATCCCGTGGATCGGGCGATGGTGGATTCCATCAATCAAATCGGTCACATGATGGGAATAGAGACCATTGCCGAGTTTGTGGAGTCGGAAGAAGCTTTGCAACATTTAATGCAAATCGGAGTCGATCATGTGCAGGGTTTTCAAATTGGAAAACCCCGTCCCATGTGGCCCACCGTGGTCGATGAAGCCATCATTGCGTAG
- a CDS encoding primosomal protein N' codes for MSKTESNQVILRIAVPSPLRRCFDYLGTQSGGAKALEPGVRIEVPFGRTVQVGVLIETVQQAGVEIGRLKPILQVLDEQPCLSHDVLQLLLWASRYYAHPLGEVLHSALPLNLRKAKAMPQAGADVFQLIPANIPTSVRGAKQSLLIQLLQEHPDGLDAQQLNELLESWRVPMKALLGKGWVQVHTRVVSLGQPGIGERAESAHLEIQDSTDANSLCLNDSQRNAVDSVTQALGRFQVFLLEGITGSGKTEVYLRITHQVLRQGYQVLILVPEIGLTPQLLTRFRTAMGEDRVAVMHSGLSAGQRMLAWTQVAEAGASVLIGTRSAVFAPFKNLGFIVVDEEHDLSFKQQDGFRYHARDIAVRRAQQLDVPVLLGSATPSLESLHNVYSQRYRHLELPQRAGTALNPKIQLLDVRNQPLPDGFSVAMLGAIQECLQKGEQVLLFLNRRGFAPVLMCHACGWVAGCKRCDSHMTLYQSHKMLRCHHCGAQRPAQTHCPECAHEDMIPLGQGTERLEQCLQSHFPGVELNRVDRDSTRRKGSLQQKLEDITQGKSRILIGTQMLAKGHHFPNVTLVGIMDVDQGLFSADFRASERMAQLVVQVAGRSGRGDKAGRVLIQTHHPDHPLLQTLITQGYKAFATLALQERQAAGLPPFSHLVLLRAEAVKLEPPFEFLTQAAEQARLFTGGEIFISDPVAAPMERRAGRYRAQLLLQCNNRQALHRLLLPWAAALEGLASGRKVRWSIDVDPQEMY; via the coding sequence ATGTCCAAAACCGAATCTAACCAAGTGATACTACGTATTGCCGTGCCATCGCCTTTGCGTCGATGCTTTGATTATCTGGGTACCCAGTCCGGTGGGGCCAAAGCTTTAGAGCCGGGTGTTCGTATTGAAGTTCCTTTTGGTCGCACGGTCCAGGTGGGTGTGTTGATAGAAACAGTTCAACAGGCGGGGGTGGAAATTGGACGACTGAAACCGATTTTACAAGTGTTGGATGAACAGCCTTGCTTATCCCATGATGTTCTGCAGTTGTTGCTCTGGGCCAGTCGCTACTATGCCCACCCTTTGGGGGAAGTACTTCATAGTGCCTTACCTTTGAACCTGAGAAAGGCCAAAGCCATGCCTCAGGCTGGTGCTGACGTGTTTCAATTGATCCCTGCAAATATACCCACGTCGGTGCGTGGTGCGAAACAGTCTTTACTAATCCAATTGCTGCAAGAGCACCCCGATGGACTTGATGCGCAACAGCTTAATGAATTGCTGGAGTCCTGGCGTGTCCCCATGAAAGCTTTGCTGGGGAAAGGGTGGGTGCAAGTGCATACACGTGTGGTGTCGCTCGGGCAGCCCGGCATAGGTGAACGTGCAGAAAGTGCGCACTTGGAAATTCAGGATAGCACGGACGCAAACTCTCTATGTCTAAATGACTCCCAGCGCAATGCTGTGGACAGCGTGACCCAGGCATTGGGCCGGTTTCAGGTATTTTTATTGGAAGGGATCACCGGAAGCGGTAAAACCGAAGTGTATTTGCGCATTACCCATCAAGTCCTGCGACAAGGTTATCAGGTTTTGATTCTGGTTCCTGAAATTGGGTTGACACCGCAACTGTTGACCCGTTTTCGAACGGCAATGGGTGAGGACAGGGTGGCAGTGATGCATTCCGGTTTAAGTGCCGGACAGCGAATGCTGGCGTGGACGCAGGTGGCAGAGGCCGGCGCCTCCGTGTTGATCGGGACCCGTTCCGCTGTATTCGCCCCGTTTAAAAACCTGGGTTTCATTGTGGTGGACGAGGAGCATGACCTGTCGTTTAAACAACAGGACGGTTTCCGTTACCATGCCCGGGATATTGCGGTGCGGCGGGCGCAACAGTTGGATGTACCGGTTCTCTTGGGATCGGCCACTCCTTCTTTGGAAAGTTTGCACAATGTGTACAGTCAACGTTATCGCCATTTGGAATTGCCGCAGCGGGCCGGTACTGCACTGAATCCGAAAATTCAACTATTGGATGTGCGCAATCAGCCACTGCCGGATGGTTTTTCCGTGGCCATGCTGGGCGCAATTCAAGAGTGTCTGCAAAAAGGGGAGCAGGTTCTGTTGTTCCTGAATCGACGCGGTTTCGCCCCTGTGCTTATGTGTCATGCTTGCGGTTGGGTGGCGGGTTGCAAGCGTTGTGACAGTCATATGACTTTGTACCAATCCCATAAAATGTTGCGTTGCCATCATTGCGGTGCGCAACGTCCGGCGCAAACTCACTGTCCGGAGTGTGCGCACGAGGACATGATTCCTCTGGGACAGGGTACAGAGCGTTTGGAGCAGTGTCTACAAAGTCACTTTCCGGGGGTTGAACTCAATCGTGTTGACCGCGACAGCACCCGACGCAAAGGCAGTTTGCAACAAAAGCTGGAAGATATCACTCAAGGGAAGAGCCGGATATTAATTGGTACACAAATGCTGGCCAAGGGGCATCATTTTCCTAATGTAACTCTGGTGGGCATTATGGATGTGGATCAGGGCTTGTTCAGTGCCGACTTTCGTGCTTCAGAGCGTATGGCTCAATTGGTGGTACAAGTGGCCGGTCGTTCAGGGCGTGGAGACAAAGCCGGGCGCGTGTTGATTCAAACGCATCATCCGGATCATCCTTTGTTACAAACTCTCATCACGCAAGGCTACAAGGCTTTTGCCACCCTGGCCCTGCAAGAACGCCAGGCGGCGGGTTTACCTCCTTTCAGCCACTTGGTGTTGCTTCGTGCCGAAGCCGTAAAGCTGGAACCGCCCTTTGAGTTCTTAACGCAAGCAGCGGAACAGGCACGCCTATTTACCGGGGGTGAGATTTTTATCAGTGACCCCGTGGCGGCCCCTATGGAGCGGAGGGCCGGCCGTTATCGGGCTCAATTGCTATTACAGTGTAATAATCGCCAAGCCCTGCATCGCTTGTTACTGCCTTGGGCTGCGGCTTTGGAGGGGCTGGCGTCAGGGCGCAAAGTCCGTTGGTCCATTGACGTAGACCCACAGGAAATGTACTGA
- a CDS encoding MFS transporter, translated as MAHRFSNNQETDKALNHSIRDGVAYSVMAGAGETYLSAFALFFKANTAQIGLLASLPALVSSLAQLFSAWLSHKGPSRRQVILVGASLQALVWIPLIMLPVFSPEFAVPAIILCVILYHACGSVVVPQWSSLMGDLVPERKRGRYFALRTRYTSVASFLALITAGIVLDRFEAQEATLYGFIAIFTIAAIARVVSVYHLLYLVEPEHTSIKLETPFSQSQRWWVRLAQSRFVQFSLFFASMQTVVAMASPFFAVYMLRDLQFTYVEFMATSAATIFMQFLALNTWGRISDTFGNRLILLVTGFAIPTIPILWLFSHNLFYLCIVQMLSGLVWAGFNLSATNFLYDLIPSHRRSAFLAFHNVAANIGVFCGAMLGGYLGTVLPKNISWGDTTLTWHSALLGVFLISALARLTIALIFLPRLREVREVRPITVTALIVRATRFSALSGLIYDIISGTKRPK; from the coding sequence ATGGCTCACCGTTTTTCAAACAACCAGGAAACAGATAAAGCATTAAACCATTCGATTCGTGACGGCGTGGCATACTCCGTTATGGCCGGAGCAGGAGAAACTTATCTGTCTGCCTTCGCTTTGTTTTTCAAAGCCAACACGGCTCAAATCGGTTTACTGGCATCCTTACCGGCATTGGTTTCCTCACTTGCACAGTTGTTTTCCGCCTGGCTCAGTCACAAGGGTCCTTCAAGACGCCAGGTGATTTTGGTTGGAGCATCACTGCAAGCACTGGTCTGGATACCGCTGATTATGCTCCCGGTGTTCAGCCCCGAGTTCGCCGTCCCTGCAATTATTCTTTGTGTGATTTTGTATCACGCCTGCGGTAGTGTGGTGGTACCCCAATGGAGTAGTCTCATGGGTGACTTGGTTCCGGAACGCAAACGCGGTCGCTATTTTGCCCTACGCACACGCTACACTTCCGTTGCCTCCTTTTTGGCCCTGATAACGGCCGGCATAGTACTGGATAGATTTGAGGCTCAGGAAGCGACACTGTATGGCTTTATCGCGATATTTACCATCGCGGCCATCGCCCGTGTCGTTTCGGTATACCACTTACTCTATCTCGTTGAACCCGAGCACACTTCAATTAAGCTGGAAACGCCTTTTTCACAATCGCAACGCTGGTGGGTGCGACTGGCTCAATCCCGTTTTGTACAATTTTCTCTTTTCTTTGCCAGTATGCAAACAGTGGTTGCTATGGCTTCACCATTCTTTGCTGTATATATGTTGCGTGATCTGCAATTCACCTATGTTGAGTTTATGGCCACGTCAGCGGCCACCATTTTTATGCAGTTTCTCGCCCTTAATACCTGGGGACGAATCAGCGATACTTTCGGCAATCGCTTGATTCTGTTGGTCACGGGGTTTGCCATCCCAACGATTCCCATCCTGTGGTTGTTTTCCCACAATCTTTTCTACCTCTGCATTGTGCAAATGTTAAGTGGGCTGGTTTGGGCCGGATTCAATCTGAGCGCAACCAATTTCCTCTATGACCTCATTCCCTCTCACCGGCGCTCGGCGTTTCTGGCTTTCCATAATGTCGCGGCAAATATCGGGGTGTTTTGTGGTGCCATGCTAGGTGGTTACTTGGGCACGGTATTACCCAAAAACATTTCCTGGGGCGATACGACATTGACATGGCACAGTGCTTTATTGGGGGTGTTTCTTATCTCGGCGCTGGCGAGATTGACCATTGCATTGATCTTTCTACCCAGATTAAGGGAGGTTCGGGAGGTTCGCCCCATAACCGTAACCGCCTTGATCGTTCGAGCAACCCGGTTTAGTGCGCTATCCGGCTTAATCTATGACATCATCAGCGGTACGAAACGTCCGAAGTAG
- a CDS encoding SPOR domain-containing protein produces MKPMQMNRGYAKPVSLGIWLFALLALSGFSALIIYMDQYEKGQLTETKSIDVKKLIEQVGSIKLDPKVSQDKTAKAPETKQTPIVRAEQGPPEKKQPTETKGAKQTFDFYSLLPEMEVVVPESDLLPLRIRPVKPTASENASTTVAVDKTENTLNSPNPDISMERDRVLAPVKPGSNLLSAKSDRIHSYFIQAGAFKDIKLADRRKANLALMGIKSSIVSVDLKRRGVWHRVRVGPFADVEKMGRVRSLLKSNNISSITVKVKS; encoded by the coding sequence ATGAAACCGATGCAAATGAACCGAGGTTATGCCAAGCCTGTATCGTTAGGCATTTGGCTTTTTGCACTGCTTGCCTTGAGTGGGTTTTCAGCCCTGATAATCTATATGGATCAGTATGAAAAGGGCCAGCTCACTGAAACCAAAAGTATTGATGTGAAAAAGTTAATTGAGCAGGTGGGCTCTATCAAACTGGATCCAAAGGTATCCCAGGACAAAACTGCTAAAGCACCGGAGACCAAGCAGACTCCAATTGTTCGCGCTGAGCAAGGACCACCGGAAAAGAAACAACCGACGGAAACCAAGGGGGCAAAACAGACCTTTGATTTTTACAGTCTGTTACCGGAAATGGAGGTAGTGGTTCCGGAGTCGGATTTGCTGCCTTTGAGAATCAGACCCGTAAAACCAACAGCTTCGGAAAACGCTTCAACTACCGTAGCCGTTGATAAAACAGAAAATACCTTGAACTCTCCGAACCCCGACATATCAATGGAGCGTGATAGAGTACTAGCACCGGTCAAACCCGGTTCCAATTTATTATCAGCAAAGAGTGACAGGATTCACAGTTATTTTATTCAAGCCGGTGCGTTTAAGGACATTAAGCTGGCGGATCGGCGCAAGGCCAATCTGGCATTGATGGGCATTAAATCTTCGATTGTGAGCGTAGACCTGAAGCGTCGAGGTGTTTGGCATCGAGTGCGGGTGGGCCCATTTGCTGACGTGGAAAAAATGGGTAGAGTACGTTCCTTGCTAAAGTCCAACAACATTTCCTCCATTACCGTTAAGGTTAAGTCTTGA
- a CDS encoding cyclic nucleotide-binding domain-containing protein has product MTAVKDLLDENLLRTLVPFGDLDDAQLKELHNRYSIETFASGKQIFKKGTTDNKAYYLLSGQVKLMYAKGNVKWIQADSKESRYALTPVQPRKATAIARGKVSVLSIDMSIFEEVINMGYRDGYEVGELELNEQDWMNAFLQSSIFVKLPATNIQALMMRLKERKVNANEVIIRQGDDDGNYYIIKSGRCRVVRKHSPQDNEVELAVLGPGSGFGEESIITHNRRGATITMMEDGQLMVLSRDDFSELLVEPLIAHVGYDEVAYQDNTIFMDVRYYDDYIRDGINGSLFAMLSELRGKLKKLDANKRYVVCSNTGSRAAAAAFLLCQQGLDAVVLRYGLENLPDSVKRGNGETQKTRSVKKVVSKHAIPTLTPINDSTREAMQDPKVRELFRKAKTRVTDHAARLGEAERARRVAEQEVVRLKREAEQARQEAVEARRQAEFAAEESPQVLPTVREAARISELELGYKQAEMEQAIRQAQYEAKRATEANEALKLAEQEIDNMKRQMQLALQQARDEASKTAKAIQRFAAVEAKKQNEQIARIAEKEAQRAREAEQAHEAAQAEIERLKREVEAAKSAAAQHNGQVMALTGDKPSFESMAARSDFEHEAARARAVELANKQAEIEDAMKIARQEAERARYAEQSRQHAETEIARLRHEVMALKQGGKNVEQKTLAAMQKELSEIARKAAAEAKYAREAEQARVRAEQEIERLKQEVKQVTQQAQAQLLADIEKAASERKSMAERMQLIQEQLREQSRKATEQEVLRLKAKLQQEMQQKLQAEVDAHRRDLELQMKSEAEQIRKRGEAESQKLEQERRRLKAETAQRRREEEARQRDSDAKERFLRAELEARARTRLIRKK; this is encoded by the coding sequence ATGACAGCCGTAAAAGACCTACTGGATGAAAATCTGCTGCGAACATTGGTGCCGTTCGGTGACCTGGATGATGCGCAACTGAAGGAATTACACAATCGGTACAGTATTGAAACTTTTGCATCCGGGAAACAAATATTTAAGAAAGGCACTACTGATAACAAGGCATATTACCTTCTGTCCGGCCAGGTCAAACTGATGTACGCCAAGGGCAATGTAAAATGGATTCAGGCAGACAGCAAGGAGTCCCGTTATGCGTTGACTCCGGTACAGCCGCGTAAAGCGACAGCCATTGCGCGGGGCAAGGTTAGTGTGCTTAGCATCGATATGTCCATATTTGAAGAAGTGATCAATATGGGATACCGCGACGGCTATGAGGTCGGAGAGTTGGAATTGAACGAGCAGGATTGGATGAATGCCTTTCTGCAGTCCAGCATTTTCGTGAAACTGCCTGCGACCAACATCCAGGCATTAATGATGCGGTTAAAGGAACGAAAGGTCAACGCCAACGAGGTCATTATTCGCCAAGGCGATGACGATGGAAACTACTACATTATCAAAAGCGGTCGTTGTCGCGTCGTACGTAAGCACTCACCGCAAGACAATGAAGTGGAATTGGCCGTTTTGGGGCCCGGATCCGGCTTCGGAGAAGAGTCCATCATTACCCACAACCGTCGCGGCGCTACTATTACGATGATGGAAGACGGACAATTAATGGTTTTGTCCAGAGATGATTTTAGCGAATTACTGGTCGAACCATTAATTGCTCATGTGGGATACGATGAGGTCGCCTATCAGGATAACACGATTTTTATGGATGTGCGTTACTACGACGACTATATTCGTGACGGTATAAACGGCAGCCTATTTGCGATGTTGAGTGAGCTTCGGGGTAAGCTGAAAAAGCTGGATGCAAACAAGCGCTATGTGGTCTGCAGTAATACGGGAAGTCGAGCAGCTGCCGCAGCCTTTCTGCTGTGTCAACAAGGTCTGGATGCCGTGGTATTGCGTTATGGCCTGGAAAATCTACCGGATTCAGTCAAACGCGGTAACGGCGAAACCCAGAAAACCCGATCGGTAAAAAAAGTCGTATCCAAGCACGCTATTCCAACGCTTACACCTATCAATGATTCCACGCGCGAAGCGATGCAAGATCCGAAAGTGAGGGAGTTGTTTCGCAAAGCCAAGACGCGGGTCACTGATCACGCTGCACGATTGGGCGAAGCGGAGCGGGCCAGGCGCGTAGCGGAGCAGGAAGTGGTTCGCCTCAAACGTGAAGCCGAGCAAGCGCGACAAGAGGCTGTGGAAGCCAGGCGTCAAGCGGAGTTCGCAGCAGAGGAATCTCCTCAGGTATTGCCAACGGTGCGTGAGGCCGCTCGTATCAGTGAACTGGAGTTGGGTTACAAGCAGGCTGAGATGGAGCAGGCAATACGCCAAGCGCAATATGAGGCCAAGCGAGCCACAGAGGCGAATGAAGCCCTGAAACTGGCAGAGCAAGAAATAGACAATATGAAGCGGCAAATGCAGTTGGCATTGCAGCAAGCGCGTGATGAGGCCAGTAAAACCGCCAAGGCCATCCAACGCTTCGCTGCTGTTGAAGCAAAAAAACAAAATGAACAAATCGCGCGAATAGCAGAGAAAGAAGCTCAACGTGCTCGTGAAGCAGAACAAGCCCACGAAGCGGCGCAGGCGGAAATAGAACGGCTCAAACGTGAAGTGGAGGCGGCCAAATCGGCAGCGGCTCAGCATAATGGGCAAGTAATGGCACTTACAGGCGATAAACCGTCCTTCGAATCGATGGCTGCCCGTTCTGATTTTGAGCACGAAGCGGCTAGAGCGCGGGCTGTCGAATTGGCAAACAAGCAAGCAGAAATCGAAGATGCTATGAAAATCGCCCGACAGGAGGCCGAGCGTGCCCGATACGCGGAGCAATCCCGGCAACACGCTGAAACGGAAATTGCCCGATTGCGGCACGAGGTGATGGCCTTAAAGCAAGGTGGTAAGAACGTTGAACAAAAAACCTTGGCAGCGATGCAAAAGGAACTGAGTGAAATTGCCCGTAAAGCCGCAGCGGAAGCCAAATATGCCCGTGAGGCTGAGCAAGCTCGCGTTCGAGCCGAACAGGAAATTGAACGTTTAAAACAAGAGGTTAAGCAAGTTACTCAGCAAGCTCAGGCACAATTGCTGGCGGACATTGAGAAAGCCGCGTCAGAGCGTAAAAGCATGGCGGAACGAATGCAGTTAATTCAGGAGCAGTTGCGGGAGCAAAGCCGTAAAGCAACAGAGCAGGAAGTCCTGCGACTCAAAGCCAAATTGCAGCAGGAAATGCAGCAGAAACTGCAAGCCGAAGTGGATGCTCATCGGCGTGACTTGGAGTTACAAATGAAGTCAGAAGCAGAACAGATCCGTAAGCGCGGAGAAGCGGAAAGTCAAAAGTTAGAACAGGAACGACGCCGTCTCAAAGCAGAGACCGCGCAGAGAAGGCGTGAAGAGGAAGCGCGACAAAGGGATTCTGATGCCAAGGAACGTTTTCTAAGAGCGGAACTGGAGGCCAGGGCCCGTACCCGATTGATACGCAAGAAATGA
- the gloA gene encoding lactoylglutathione lyase, which produces MRILHTMLRVGNLERSIKFYTEVLGMQLLRQKDYPDGEFTLAFLGYGNEAENSVIELTYNWGTDHYELGSGFGHIALEVDDVYKATAEIKSQGGKILREAGPMNAGTTIISFVEDPDGYAIELIGRKA; this is translated from the coding sequence ATGAGAATACTTCACACCATGCTCAGAGTGGGAAACCTGGAGCGTTCCATTAAATTTTATACCGAAGTATTGGGTATGCAATTGCTGCGTCAAAAGGATTATCCCGATGGTGAGTTTACCTTGGCTTTTTTGGGGTATGGTAACGAGGCAGAAAACAGTGTTATCGAACTGACCTATAATTGGGGTACGGACCATTACGAACTGGGTAGCGGTTTTGGTCATATCGCCCTGGAAGTGGATGACGTATACAAAGCTACGGCCGAGATAAAAAGCCAAGGCGGTAAAATTCTTCGTGAAGCCGGTCCTATGAACGCCGGTACTACCATCATATCTTTTGTGGAAGATCCGGATGGATATGCCATTGAATTGATTGGCCGTAAAGCCTAA
- the nth gene encoding endonuclease III: MNPTIRAEIFARLQKQNPAPTTELNYSSPFELLVAVALSAQATDKSVNKATDKLFKTANTPEKILQLGESGLKSYIKTIGLFNSKAKHIIKTCDMLIKQHKSQVPTTRTELEALPGVGRKTANVILNTAFGEPTIAVDTHIFRVSNRTRLAPGNTVLEVEKKLLKVVPPVYKRDAHHWLILHGRYTCVARKPRCGACIIEDLCEYKQKTDD, translated from the coding sequence ATGAATCCAACTATCCGTGCCGAAATATTCGCACGCTTACAAAAACAAAACCCGGCTCCTACCACCGAACTCAACTATTCATCGCCTTTTGAGTTACTTGTGGCTGTGGCTTTATCCGCACAAGCCACCGACAAAAGTGTCAACAAAGCCACAGACAAATTGTTCAAAACGGCCAACACCCCCGAAAAAATCCTGCAACTTGGGGAATCGGGCTTGAAGTCCTACATAAAAACCATAGGCCTGTTTAACTCAAAAGCGAAACACATCATCAAAACCTGCGACATGCTCATCAAACAACACAAGAGCCAAGTACCCACCACACGAACAGAACTGGAAGCACTGCCCGGAGTAGGACGAAAAACTGCAAACGTGATCTTAAACACCGCCTTTGGTGAACCCACCATTGCGGTGGATACTCATATTTTCCGAGTTTCCAATCGCACTCGTCTGGCACCGGGAAATACCGTATTGGAAGTGGAAAAAAAATTACTGAAAGTGGTGCCGCCGGTGTACAAAAGAGATGCGCACCATTGGCTGATACTGCATGGGCGATACACCTGCGTTGCCCGCAAACCCCGCTGCGGCGCCTGTATCATAGAGGATTTATGCGAATATAAACAAAAAACCGATGACTAA
- a CDS encoding DUF1841 family protein, with protein MYGQDRNQIRQVYLDAWKKHRSGQALDSMQQIIVGIIQNHPEYHAELESGVALEKDYTPEMGQSNPFLHMGLHIAIQEQLSTGQPRGIVAVYQQLQLKFQDSHRVEHMMMDCLAQLIWEAQSQGRQPDQQAYVENLRKLL; from the coding sequence GTGTACGGACAAGACAGAAATCAGATTCGCCAGGTGTATTTAGACGCCTGGAAAAAACACCGTTCAGGGCAGGCCCTGGATTCCATGCAACAAATTATTGTGGGGATCATACAAAACCATCCTGAATACCACGCCGAATTGGAATCCGGTGTGGCCTTGGAAAAGGACTACACTCCGGAAATGGGGCAAAGTAACCCCTTCCTGCACATGGGTTTGCATATTGCCATACAGGAACAACTAAGTACCGGACAGCCCAGAGGCATTGTCGCAGTGTATCAGCAGCTACAATTGAAATTTCAGGACAGCCACCGGGTGGAACATATGATGATGGATTGTTTGGCGCAATTGATCTGGGAGGCCCAATCTCAAGGACGACAACCTGATCAACAAGCCTATGTAGAAAACCTACGCAAGCTCTTGTGA